The following coding sequences lie in one Pseudorca crassidens isolate mPseCra1 chromosome 2, mPseCra1.hap1, whole genome shotgun sequence genomic window:
- the SLC30A2 gene encoding proton-coupled zinc antiporter SLC30A2 isoform X1, translated as MEATERKHLLDARLGAGSYRSLWQDGAGRIPLSSPGLDLQTVELATKSNHYCHAQTGPGSNCDLKKKRAWRQLCVACAFCLLFMIGEVVGGYLAHSLAIMTDAAHLLTDFASMLISLFSLWMSSRPATKTMNFGWHRAEILGALISVLSIWVVTGVLVYLAVERLISGDYELEKGTMLITSGCAVVVNIIMGLILHQSGHGHSHGHEHSHDTSQQQENPSVRAAFIHVVGDFLQSLGVLVAAFILYFKPEYKFIDPICTFLFSILVLGTTLTILRDVILVLMEGTPRGMDFMAVRDLLLSVEGVEALHSLHIWALTVAQPILSVHVAIAGNADAQAVLKAARTCLQGRFHFHTVTIQIEDYSEDMKDCQSCQGPSD; from the exons ATGGAGGCCACCGAGAGGAAGCATCTGTTAGACGCCAGGCTTGGAGCCGG GTCTTACAGATCTCTGTGGCAGGATGGGGCTGGCAGGATTCCTCTGTCTTCACCTGGCCTGGACTTGCAGACCGTTGAGCTGGCTACCAAGAGCAACCATTACTGTCATGCCCAGACGGGTCCTGGCAGTAACTGCGACCTCAAGAAGAAGAGGGCGTGGCGCCAGCTCTGTGTGGCCTGTGCCTTCTGCCTGTTGTTCATGATTGGGGAAGTCGTTG GtgggtacctggcacatagtttgGCGATCATGACAGACGCAGCCCACCTGCTCACTGACTTTGCCAGCATGCTCATCAGCCTCTTCTCCCTGTGGATGTCTTCCCGGCCAGCCACCAAGACCATGAACTTCGGCTGGCATCGAGCTG AGATCCTGGGCGCCCTGATCTCTGTGCTGTCCATCTGGGTCGTGACCGGGGTGCTGGTGTACCTGGCGGTGGAACGGCTGATCTCTGGGGACTATGAGCTCGAGAAGGGGACCATGCTGATCACGTCGGGCTGTGCTGTGGTCGTGAACATCAT AATGGGATTGATTCTTCACCAGTCTGGCCACGGACACAGCCATGGCCATGAGCACAGCCACGACACCAGCCAGCAGCAGGAGAACCCCAGTGTCCGAGCTGCCTTTATCCATGTGGTTGGAGACTTTCTGCAGAGCTTGGGCGTTTTAGTGGCAGCCTTTATTTTATACTTCAAG CCAGAGTACAAGTTTATAGACCCCATCTGCACCTTCCTCTTCTCCATCCTCGTCCTGGGGACAACCTTGACCATCCTGAGAGATGTGATCCTGGTGCTGATGGAAG GGACCCCCAGGGGCATGGACTTCATGGCTGTGCGGGATCTGCTGCTGTCGGTGGAGGGGGTGGAAGCCCTGCACAGCCTGCATATCTGGGCGCTGACTGTGGCCCAGCCTATCCTGTCTGTCCATGTCGCCATCG CTGGGAATGCAGATGCCCAGGCTGTGCTGAAGGCAGCCAGGACCTGCCTGCAGGGTAGGTTCCACTTCCACACCGTGACCATCCAGATAGAGGACTATTCTGAGGACATGAAGGACTGTCAGTCATGCCAGGGTCCCTCGGACTGA
- the SLC30A2 gene encoding proton-coupled zinc antiporter SLC30A2 isoform X2, with protein MGTWEQPGPAERSYRSLWQDGAGRIPLSSPGLDLQTVELATKSNHYCHAQTGPGSNCDLKKKRAWRQLCVACAFCLLFMIGEVVGGYLAHSLAIMTDAAHLLTDFASMLISLFSLWMSSRPATKTMNFGWHRAEILGALISVLSIWVVTGVLVYLAVERLISGDYELEKGTMLITSGCAVVVNIIMGLILHQSGHGHSHGHEHSHDTSQQQENPSVRAAFIHVVGDFLQSLGVLVAAFILYFKPEYKFIDPICTFLFSILVLGTTLTILRDVILVLMEGTPRGMDFMAVRDLLLSVEGVEALHSLHIWALTVAQPILSVHVAIAGNADAQAVLKAARTCLQGRFHFHTVTIQIEDYSEDMKDCQSCQGPSD; from the exons ATGGGCACATGGGAACAACCAGGCCCCGCAGAGAG GTCTTACAGATCTCTGTGGCAGGATGGGGCTGGCAGGATTCCTCTGTCTTCACCTGGCCTGGACTTGCAGACCGTTGAGCTGGCTACCAAGAGCAACCATTACTGTCATGCCCAGACGGGTCCTGGCAGTAACTGCGACCTCAAGAAGAAGAGGGCGTGGCGCCAGCTCTGTGTGGCCTGTGCCTTCTGCCTGTTGTTCATGATTGGGGAAGTCGTTG GtgggtacctggcacatagtttgGCGATCATGACAGACGCAGCCCACCTGCTCACTGACTTTGCCAGCATGCTCATCAGCCTCTTCTCCCTGTGGATGTCTTCCCGGCCAGCCACCAAGACCATGAACTTCGGCTGGCATCGAGCTG AGATCCTGGGCGCCCTGATCTCTGTGCTGTCCATCTGGGTCGTGACCGGGGTGCTGGTGTACCTGGCGGTGGAACGGCTGATCTCTGGGGACTATGAGCTCGAGAAGGGGACCATGCTGATCACGTCGGGCTGTGCTGTGGTCGTGAACATCAT AATGGGATTGATTCTTCACCAGTCTGGCCACGGACACAGCCATGGCCATGAGCACAGCCACGACACCAGCCAGCAGCAGGAGAACCCCAGTGTCCGAGCTGCCTTTATCCATGTGGTTGGAGACTTTCTGCAGAGCTTGGGCGTTTTAGTGGCAGCCTTTATTTTATACTTCAAG CCAGAGTACAAGTTTATAGACCCCATCTGCACCTTCCTCTTCTCCATCCTCGTCCTGGGGACAACCTTGACCATCCTGAGAGATGTGATCCTGGTGCTGATGGAAG GGACCCCCAGGGGCATGGACTTCATGGCTGTGCGGGATCTGCTGCTGTCGGTGGAGGGGGTGGAAGCCCTGCACAGCCTGCATATCTGGGCGCTGACTGTGGCCCAGCCTATCCTGTCTGTCCATGTCGCCATCG CTGGGAATGCAGATGCCCAGGCTGTGCTGAAGGCAGCCAGGACCTGCCTGCAGGGTAGGTTCCACTTCCACACCGTGACCATCCAGATAGAGGACTATTCTGAGGACATGAAGGACTGTCAGTCATGCCAGGGTCCCTCGGACTGA